In Chloroflexota bacterium, a single genomic region encodes these proteins:
- a CDS encoding response regulator transcription factor yields the protein MYPKTANGACIAIADDDPKMIRLLRKNLEQAGHRVVSASDGPGAIDLVETQQPDLLVLDVVMPGMDGCEVLTRLREFTWLPVVILSGKDDEADIVRGLEAGADDYVTKPFAPREFLARVNAVLRRANFGADDRGASVLANGDLVIDYGQHLVKLGGREIALTPTEYRLLSCLGQNVGRTLTQEEILLRVWGNGYQDEAHLLRVNVARLRAKLGENANSTKYVATRPGVGYTMPRIDEGSMTEPAAM from the coding sequence GTGTACCCGAAAACCGCAAACGGGGCGTGCATAGCGATTGCTGACGACGACCCGAAGATGATCAGGCTCCTCCGAAAGAATCTGGAGCAGGCAGGCCACCGAGTCGTGTCGGCCAGCGATGGTCCCGGCGCGATCGACCTCGTCGAGACTCAGCAGCCAGACCTCTTGGTGCTGGATGTCGTGATGCCAGGAATGGATGGGTGCGAAGTCCTCACGCGGCTGCGGGAGTTCACCTGGCTGCCGGTGGTCATCCTGTCCGGCAAGGATGATGAGGCGGACATCGTTCGCGGTCTGGAAGCTGGTGCCGACGATTACGTCACCAAGCCCTTCGCCCCGCGCGAGTTCCTCGCGCGGGTCAACGCCGTCCTCCGGCGCGCGAACTTCGGGGCGGACGATCGCGGTGCCTCGGTGCTCGCGAATGGCGATCTCGTGATCGACTATGGCCAACATCTCGTGAAGCTCGGGGGCCGGGAGATCGCTCTCACGCCGACGGAGTATCGACTGCTCTCATGCCTTGGCCAGAACGTCGGGCGGACTCTCACGCAAGAGGAGATCCTGCTTCGGGTCTGGGGCAACGGCTATCAAGACGAGGCGCACCTCCTGCGCGTCAACGTGGCCCGCCTTCGGGCAAAGCTCGGTGAGAACGCGAACAGCACGAAGTACGTCGCGACTCGCCCTGGCGTCGGCTATACGATGCCGCGGATCGACGAAGGGAGTATGACGGAGCCCGCAGCTATGTAA